The following are encoded in a window of Plasmodium vivax chromosome 10, whole genome shotgun sequence genomic DNA:
- a CDS encoding hypothetical protein, conserved (encoded by transcript PVX_080175A; Apicoplast targeted protein. Curated by Stuart Ralph, Walter and Eliza Hall Institute of Medical Research, Australia.): protein MLRSSKLVLLALTLLNLAVSKKTKSSLLYHFLGTFNDHLGKNHGPLLTPCKQRKRVVVTGVPKRTFAKYHQKFGQSVLHAGVNGEPLTEGKDSAGAAEAADTLKEPPTKAAEAAAAAAAGATDAINREDFRPNVLDYDFNDKLASKDIISEKMESQKNEVIKKLKMPIVGTQLKPSGGFTKEILQIIRDSNEYINEVNEEIIKDKIDQKMSGNDLSFFDTEKTLEEHEVKYLKKVYDNNHVLNIYNFLRVWREKKNLDLSVFVSKITEQSNLLPGERTVIKFSEIEKVQFLKKIKTNRNVCVAMIFVDNKGKNTNEAAITHNMFPIGILSHPLDLSLLDKSGEISVLNLYRFKINSYNVTSTDFLVNAELFTDNNKHLNNFELTQENKKIIMNLYDKILELKIKYTEKMGDTKENEKFRHLEKITDRIDEYVNVLNVNKSIDFRNKELDFFTSLYLEYFSFLAMDIHATIPTKLQMMYTDNTELRLDNVKQFLMQVYDDLKLKLRGL from the coding sequence ATGTTAAGGAGCAGCAAATTGGTTCTTCTGGCGCTCACCCTGTTGAACCTTGCAGTGAGTAAAAAGACGAAAAGTTCTTTgctttaccattttttggGCACATTCAATGACCATTTAGGGAAGAACCACGGTCCGCTTCTTACACCGTGCAAGCAGAGAAAGAGAGTAGTGGTGACGGGGGTGCCAAAACGTACGTTCGCAAAATATCACCAAAAGTTTGGCCAAAGTGTACTGCACGCAGGTGTGAATGGAGAACCTCTTACGGAGGGCAAGGACTCGGCGGGGGCCGCAGAGGCGGCAGACACGTTGAAAGAACCGCCAACAAaagcagcagaagcagcagccGCAGCCGCAGCAGGCGCAACAGACGCAATAAACAGGGAGGACTTCCGGCCGAATGTGCTCGACTACGACTTCAACGACAAACTTGCGTCGAAGGACATCATTTCCGAAAAGATGGAAAgccaaaaaaacgaagtgatcaaaaaattaaaaatgccGATCGTAGGCACGCAGCTAAAACCGTCGGGAGGATTCACCAAAGAGATACTGCAAATCATACGAGACAGCAATGAGTACATAAATGAAGTGAacgaagaaataataaaagataAGATAGACCAGAAAATGAGCGGAAATGACCTCTCTTTTTTTGATACCGAAAAAACGTTGGAAGAGCACGAAGTAAAGTACCTAAAAAAAGTGTATGACAATAATCACGTGCTGAACATTTATAACTTCTTACGCGTGTggagagaaaagaaaaatctgGACCTGTCCGTTTTCGTCTCCAAAATTACAGAACAGTCAAATCTTCTGCCAGGGGAAAGGACAGTAATTAAATTTTctgaaattgaaaaagttcaatttttaaaaaaaattaaaacaaacaGGAATGTCTGTGTTGCTATGATATTCGTCGATAATAAGGGGAAGAATACCAACGAAGCTGCCATAACCCATAATATGTTTCCCATAGGCATTCTGTCACACCCGCTGGATTTATCCCTCCTGGATAAGAGTGGAGAAATATCAGTGCTAAATTTGTATAGATTTAAAATAAACAGTTATAATGTCACCAGCACGGATTTCCTTGTAAATGCGGAGCTCTTTACCGACAATAATAAACACCTGAACAATTTCGAGCTCACGcaagagaacaaaaaaattattatgaatctgtatgataaaatattagaaCTGAAAATTAAGTACAccgaaaaaatgggagacaCGAAGGAGAATGAGAAATTTAGACATTTGGAGAAAATCACCGATCGGATTGATGAATACGTGAACGTACTTAATGTTAACAAGTCCATTGATTTTCGGAACAAAGAATTGGACTTTTTCACCTCCTTATATTTGGAATACTTTTCCTTCTTGGCGATGGACATTCACGCCACCATTCCCACCAAGCTGCAGATGATGTACACGGACAACACGGAGCTCCGCCTGGACAACGTCAAGCAGTTTTTGATGCAGGTATATGACGACCTCAAGCTTAAGCTGCGCGGTTTGTGA
- a CDS encoding hypothetical protein, conserved (encoded by transcript PVX_080180A), with the protein MSKKNQKKKKSKGRKRENNSSSNVCGKHDDEVNEEKAADRGGGLGINGPSEDSPAAVISQVSDTLKREKERGGSAPTGEIAEKGRNPTSGDEADGEKDKKGNTLHGVTDMAKGKTMDNAKSTKRRKKKSAAAPNIPNEGAIESGKVKSVNDDVDDIPMPSGDQGAEEQTSSLFPNIDVDAMYSLLAEKAEDQNEFLRDLNKEIEKFKKKFNDANALSSVRRDRHNFSSNYSIKKEGEKRGAQQRIVIGEAASGTNNNTGSYHPIDKCNGRPRCALSEKENYNFYEMLLKGQPFLRLKRKIKKKKKKKIKMRTKHYQVVSDLCGMRTEGGTPSKTKRRYYIFNYNCGNTKIQSITGYIRCFKGYCLYRGNSTNSATASGTNSSLRSSLHSSLRSNLRSSLRGSHQRSHHRGHHHNSVNGSHDSYNLKRKLSEGRYTPGEVAISVLLCANVSNCLSPSEFLELLHPFDNFIFFLKVLNKKNNEEYMIYFLTFDVYAKRIMKKVKRISFFNMKKKKRLKVYIVKDITMNATSRIKKNTQRMVRVNTFYEEGAEGDTSGRVTGKAIQNGEQGLPHPHENIHPPHRSRFINPLYLISQNKLQLSCAVCLEPLYSDSLSKVISHIFNLNFGTQKGREPKARDPPPPNQGRGSGDGDGDGSGVVIPTANTGAALFGETYYGEDEPSRKVSRSNSNSNGNSNSSSSSRSSCSSRSCQSSRHRNGRPYETKARGKQTKKRQYCVKTLSSYAAEDRRSYYLSVTSFIHSIQKEYYNQVKKKKKKKERKTIFNNVCINILCGHIFHSSCLKKCCFTSCPICRYKQYNYQIANCDVCEKNQNAKICLFCGFIGCSVNYDRLNKLKEMKLKEKKKLLRRKKKLIAHIRYTFLRIVNFFIKGDYTVASPFVDAGADRQRVCGQSMEQASKINNMSEHICSAIFQRGGNTLLDVDAKCASVNGKGVSNQLAVPIEGAPDEGEKENKNNDPHPSSTKNGVNPQLQIHSVSGKTANFEVHLCAEKKIVVEGLDFSTELTACGRSRVNLARHGSFSSFLRFRKMMRMDRKKGKGTNRGWRHKRGENKMGAGKTNQVNARHEKKRHKGSATGVSRRRGRLEWSGRAKREGDSFNKYDLVKRDMNTRKDSIERRKKKKLVDHAKDHFCETMHNYFFDISKNSVFDYSSNLYIKKLINLKSGKKNLKKIYSANINMNGKEEIIDKKNIIMYIYEFNQLLSALLESQRDHFMSCIYELKLNYENVNRENSREASKCLSELRVAQERNKQLKAQVKKKISILQEKAKTNAQLLQQLRNVEIVNAKLCEGQKQEIHNQEALAEEKRKMIREKQQVIRELNQQITDLTFHKQAAAKFSQNSGMTNSSFIIGEKMAPKSRFKKR; encoded by the exons atgagcaaaaagaatcaaaagaagaaaaaatccaaggggagaaaaagggaaaataattcCTCATCCAATGTATGTGGCAAGCATGACGATGAGGTGAATGAGGAGAAGGCAGCAGATCGAGGAGGGGGACTCGGCATAAACGGGCCAAGTGAGGATAGCCCTGCCGCTGTAATTAGCCAAGTTAGTGACACcctgaagagggaaaaagaaaggggTGGCAGTGCACCTACTGGGGAGATTGCAGAAAAGGGACGAAACCCTACCAGTGGAGATGAAGCAGATGGGGAGAaagacaaaaaggggaacacccTCCATGGGGTGACCGACATGGCGAAGGGCAAAACGATGGACAATGCGAAGAGCACCAagcgaaggaaaaagaaaagcgctGCCGCACCGAACATTCCCAACGAAGGAGCGATCGAAAGTGGCAAAGTCAAATCTGTTAACGACGATGTGGACGATATTCCTATGCCCAGTGGTGACCAAGGCGCGGAAGAACAAACGAGCAGCCTCTTTCCAAACATCGACGTCGATGCGATGTACTCTTTGCTTGCAGAAAAGGCAGAGGaccaaaatgaatttttaagGGACCTAAacaaagaaatagaaaaatttaaaaaaaaatttaacgaTGCTAACGCGCTGTCAAGTGTGCGTAGAGACAGGCACAACTTTAGTAGTAACTACTCCATCAAgaaagagggggagaagaggggAGCGCAGCAGCGCATAGTGATAGGTGAAGCGGCAAGTGGTACGAATAACAACACTGGCAGTTATCACCCCATTGACAAATGCAATGGGCGCCCCAGGTGCGCCCTTtccgaaaaggaaaactacAACTTTTACGAAATGCTACTAAAGGGACAACCATTTTTAAGactaaaaagaaaaattaaaaaaaaaaaaaaaaaaaaaattaaaatgagaaCTAAGCACTACCAAGTGGTGAGCGACTTGTGTGGCATGAGAACTGAAGGAGGAACCCCATCgaagacgaagaggaggtACTACATATTCAATTACAACTGCGGGAACACCAAAATTCAGTCCATCACGGGGTACATCCGCTGCTTCAAGGGCTACTGCCTGTACAGGGGGAACAGCACCAACTCTGCCACTGCTAGCGGCACGAACAGCAGCCTGCGAAGCAGCCTCCACAGCAGTCTCCGCAGCAACCTTCGCAGCAGCCTCCGCGGTAGCCATCAGCGAAGTCACCACCGCGGCCACCACCACAATAGTGTCAATGGTAGCCACGATAGCTACAATTTGAAGAGGAAGCTAAGCGAGGGGCGCTACACCCCAGGCGAAGTGGCCATATCGGTTCTGCTCTGCGCCAACGTGTCCAACTGCTTATCCCCCTCGGAGTTCCTTGAGCTCCTACACCCCTTTGacaatttcatattttttttaaaagtgttaaacaaaaagaacaacGAAGAGTACATGATTTACTTCCTAACCTTCGATGTGTATGCAAAGAGGATTATGAAGAAGGTCAAGAGGATTAGCTTTTTtaacatgaaaaagaaaaagagattAAAAGTTTACATCGTGAAGGACATCACCATGAATGCCACTTCCCGGATAAAGAAGAACACGCAGCGGATGGTGCGGGTGAACACGTTTTACGAGGAGGGGGCAGAGGGGGATACCAGCGGGAGGGTGACCGGGAAGGCGATCCAGAACGGTGAGCAGGGCTTACCGCACCCCCATGAGAATATCCACCCCCCTCACAGAAGCAGATTTATTAACCCCCTTTACCTCATTTCGCAAAACAAATTGCAGCTCTCCTGCGCAGTTTGCCTGGAGCCGCTGTACTCGGACAGCCTCAGTAAGGTAATAtctcacatttttaatttaaactTTGGAACGCAGAAAGGGAGGGAGCCCAAGGCAAGGGACCCGCCCCCACCCAACCAGGgcaggggaagcggtgaTGGCGATGGCGATGGCAGTGGTGTTGTGATTCCCACCGCTAACACGGGCGCTGCCCTTTTTGGCGAAACGTATTACGGTGAGGATGAACCGAGCAGAAAAGTAAGTAGGAGCAACAGTAATAGCAATGGCAACAGCAATAGCAGCAGCAGCTCACGCAGCTCGTGTAGCTCGCGCAGCTGCCAAAGCAGCAGGCACAGGAATGGTCGCCCGTACGAAACAAAAGCGCGGGGCAAGCAAACGAAGAAGCGCCAGTATTGCGTTAAGACGTTGAGCAGTTACGCCGCCGAGGACCGCAGGAGCTACTACCTATCCGTTACCTCCTTCATCCATAGTATACAAAAAGAGTACTACAAtcaagtgaagaaaaaaaaaaaaaaaaaggagaggaaaacaatttttaataacgTCTGCATTAACATTCTGTGTGGCCACATATTCCATTCCAGCTGTCTCAAAAAATGTTGTTTCACGTCTTGTCCCATCTGCCGATATAAGCAGTACAACTATCAGATAGCCAATTGCGATGTATGTGAGAAGAaccaaaatgcaaaaatttgtttattttgtggCTTCATTGGATGTTCTGTGAATTATGATCGCTTGAATAAACTGAAGGAGATGAAattaaaggagaaaaaaaaactcctcagaaggaaaaaaaaattgattgcACACATAAGGTACACCTTCTTACGaatagtaaatttttttataaagggAGACTACACTGTTGCGTCTCCCTTTGTAGATGCAGGGGCAGATCGCCAACGTGTTTGTGGCCAGTCCATGGAGCAGgcaagcaaaataaataatatgagTGAACACATATGTAGTGCCATTTTtcaacgggggggaaataccCTTCTCGATGTGGACGCAAAATGTGCAAGTGTCAACGGGAAGGGGGTATCCAACCAGTTGGCAGTGCCCATCGAGGGAGCCCCagatgaaggagaaaaagaaaacaaaaataatgaccCTCACCCTAGCtcaacaaaaaatggagtcaACCCCCAATTGCAAATACATAGCGTAAGCGGTAAGACTGCTAATTTTGAGGTACACCtgtgtgcagaaaaaaaaattgtcgtCGAAGGGTTGGACTTTTCCACAGAGCTCACTGCATGTGGGAGGAGCAGGGTGAACTTGGCGAGACATGGCTCTTTCAGTTCCTTTCTCAGATTTAGAAAAATGATGAGGATGGACCgaaagaagggaaaaggTACCAACCGCGGGTGGAGGCacaaaaggggtgaaaacaaaatgggcgcAGGGAAAACCAACCAGGTAAACGCTAGACATGAAAAGAAGCGCCATAAGGGGAGCGCAACTGGAGTGAGTAGGCGACGTGGCCGGCTTGAATGGAGCGGCCGAGCCAAGCGCGAAGGGGACTCCTTCAACAAATACGACCTCGTCAAGAGAGACATGAACACCCGCAAAGATTCCATcgagaggaggaaaaagaaaaaactcgTGGACCACGCAAAGGACCATTTCTGCGAAACGATGCACAACTACTTCTTCGACATTTCCAAAAACTCCGTGTTCGATTACAGCAGTAActtgtacataaaaaaattaataaatttaaaaagtgggaaaaaaaatttgaaaaaaatctaCTCAGCAAATATAAACATgaatggaaaagaagaaattattgacaaaaaaaatatcatcatGTACATTTACGAATTTAACCAACTGTTAAGTGCCTTATTGGAAAGTCAGAGGGACCATTTCATGTCCTGTATTTATGAattgaaattaaattatgaaaatgttaACAGGGAAAACTCCAGGGAAGCGAGCAAATGTTTGAGTGAGTTAAGAGTGGCACAGGAAAGAAACAAACAGCTGAAAGCccaggtgaaaaaaaaaattagcattcTTCAGGAGAAGGCCAAAACGAATGCCCAACTGCTGCAGCAGCTCAGGAACGTCGAAATTGTAAATGCAAAACTGTGTGAAGGTCAGAAGCAAGAAATTCATAACCAGGAAGCTCTGGccgaggagaagaggaaaatgatACGGGAGAAGCAGCAAGTTATACGCGAGCTGAACCAGCAG ATCACCGATTTGACCTTCCACAAACAGGCAGCGGCGAAATTTTCTCAAAACTCCGGAATGACG AATTCGTCCTTCATTATAGGGGAGAAGATGGCTCCGAAGAGCAGGTTCAAGAAGCGGTAA